In one Bacillota bacterium genomic region, the following are encoded:
- a CDS encoding biotin transporter BioY yields the protein MVRVALFTGLTCIVALILKWGGEILVPFSFLPMMAMLAGALLGSRLGAMSMVVYVVMGLVGIPVFAKPPYGGLAYVLQPTFGFILGFIAAAVVVGKILQGNTRFSVVRYAVAMVAGITIIYLFGLPYMYAILNFYLGKSISMMRVIQVGFLPFIGLDLVKGVIAAGIAKVVKERVAFLAERAA from the coding sequence ATGGTTCGAGTCGCATTATTTACTGGTCTGACCTGTATTGTGGCTCTGATTCTCAAGTGGGGAGGAGAGATCCTTGTCCCGTTTAGCTTTTTGCCCATGATGGCTATGCTGGCCGGTGCCTTGCTTGGTAGTCGATTGGGCGCGATGAGCATGGTGGTTTACGTCGTGATGGGGCTGGTAGGGATACCGGTTTTTGCTAAGCCGCCCTATGGTGGACTTGCTTACGTGCTGCAGCCTACTTTTGGCTTTATACTAGGTTTTATTGCGGCGGCTGTTGTGGTTGGGAAGATTTTGCAGGGGAATACGCGGTTTAGCGTTGTTCGTTATGCTGTGGCGATGGTTGCCGGTATTACAATCATTTATTTATTTGGCTTGCCGTATATGTACGCTATTCTAAATTTCTACCTGGGCAAATCAATATCAATGATGCGGGTGATTCAAGTTGGCTTCCTACCGTTTATCGGACTTGATCTGGTCAAAGGGGTTATTGCCGCCGGGATCGCGAAAGTGGTCAAGGAACGGGTAGCCTTCTTGGCAGAACGGGCCGCTTAA